A genomic stretch from Candidatus Thiothrix anitrata includes:
- a CDS encoding SNF2-related protein has product MSSPRELFLFDSEQLHALAAADTVRQGLAWFKENRVTGVSQEESHLWAEVEDANGELFGNEVWFDADGEMHIQCACGADTQHVCAHVIAALYAHASHSGEQALMGATETAIEWRVKRGRTEVKVEPVGDTVWFGAWKAGSITTDKHFTHSYRVNIRSLAQRSNHCTCPDFATNQLGTCKHIEGVLHKISKRRDYSKLKKQPAPLSYVYLNWDAPQPPVITLQRTPEMDEGLRSLCAGYFDEAGLFKQPLPDGFFRFAAAVQDRVDLDVGEDAQGYARRLAERASQQLRAQDIRAQIEASGGHLPRIKAKLYPYQVAGVAFLAANGRALLADDMGLGKTLQAIAAAGWLYRTAQAKKVLVVCPASLKQQWAREIEKFAGLPVQIVQGGPEARSVQYRRGDGFYILNYELVLRDLSVINSVLSPDLLILDEAQRIKNWQTKIATAVKRVESRYAFVLSGTPLENRLEDLYSLMQVVDPHVLGPLWRYFADFHITDERGKVLGYRNLSALRQRLALVMLRRDRRLVSDQLPRRIEQRLDVAMTDAQRGLHDAAVQAAGQLARLMKRRPLTPSEQNRFMSALQQARMACNAAGLVDKETEGSPKLDELENLIQDCVCNPVSRRWCFRSGH; this is encoded by the coding sequence ATGAGTAGCCCCCGCGAACTTTTCTTGTTTGACAGTGAACAACTCCACGCCCTCGCCGCCGCCGATACCGTGCGCCAAGGCTTGGCTTGGTTTAAGGAAAACCGTGTTACCGGGGTAAGCCAAGAGGAGTCCCATCTGTGGGCGGAGGTGGAAGATGCCAATGGCGAGCTTTTCGGCAACGAAGTGTGGTTTGATGCTGACGGTGAAATGCACATCCAATGTGCCTGCGGTGCTGACACCCAGCACGTTTGCGCCCATGTGATTGCCGCGCTCTATGCCCACGCCAGCCATAGCGGCGAACAGGCACTCATGGGAGCGACCGAAACGGCAATCGAGTGGCGCGTCAAACGTGGACGCACCGAAGTCAAAGTCGAGCCAGTTGGCGATACTGTCTGGTTTGGCGCATGGAAAGCGGGTTCGATCACCACCGACAAGCATTTTACCCACAGCTACCGGGTCAATATCCGCTCCCTTGCCCAGCGCAGTAACCATTGCACCTGCCCCGATTTCGCCACCAACCAGTTGGGGACGTGCAAGCACATCGAGGGTGTGTTGCACAAAATCAGTAAACGCCGTGATTACAGTAAGCTGAAAAAGCAGCCCGCGCCATTGTCTTACGTTTACCTCAATTGGGATGCGCCGCAGCCACCCGTGATCACCTTGCAGCGTACTCCCGAAATGGATGAGGGGTTGCGCAGTTTGTGTGCCGGGTATTTTGATGAGGCAGGGCTTTTCAAACAGCCATTGCCGGACGGTTTTTTCCGCTTTGCGGCTGCTGTGCAAGATCGTGTTGACCTTGATGTGGGCGAAGATGCGCAAGGCTATGCCCGCCGTCTTGCCGAACGTGCCAGTCAGCAGTTACGGGCCCAAGATATTCGTGCCCAGATTGAAGCTTCTGGCGGGCATTTACCGAGAATCAAAGCCAAACTGTACCCGTATCAGGTTGCCGGGGTGGCATTTCTTGCCGCTAATGGACGTGCCTTGCTGGCGGATGACATGGGTTTGGGTAAAACTTTACAGGCGATTGCTGCCGCCGGTTGGCTGTACCGCACCGCGCAGGCGAAAAAGGTGCTGGTGGTTTGCCCTGCCTCCCTCAAACAGCAATGGGCGCGGGAAATCGAGAAGTTTGCTGGGTTGCCTGTGCAGATTGTGCAGGGTGGGCCGGAAGCCCGCAGTGTGCAATACCGGCGTGGCGATGGCTTTTACATCCTCAACTACGAACTAGTGTTGCGTGATTTGTCGGTGATCAACAGCGTTCTCAGCCCGGATTTACTGATTTTGGATGAGGCGCAGCGTATCAAGAATTGGCAGACCAAAATCGCCACGGCGGTCAAGCGGGTGGAATCACGCTACGCTTTTGTGCTGTCCGGTACGCCGCTGGAAAATCGCCTCGAAGACCTTTACAGCCTGATGCAGGTGGTTGACCCGCATGTGTTGGGGCCATTGTGGCGTTATTTTGCCGATTTCCACATCACTGACGAGCGCGGTAAGGTGTTGGGCTACCGTAACCTGTCTGCTTTGCGTCAACGGCTTGCATTGGTGATGCTGCGGCGTGACCGGCGGCTAGTCAGTGACCAGTTGCCGCGCCGTATCGAACAGCGGCTGGATGTGGCGATGACCGATGCGCAACGCGGCTTGCACGATGCGGCGGTACAGGCTGCCGGTCAGCTTGCACGGCTGATGAAACGCCGCCCACTTACCCCCAGCGAACAAAATCGTTTTATGTCTGCCCTGCAACAGGCACGCATGGCCTGCAACGCAGCCGGGCTGGTGGACAAGGAAACCGAGGGTTCGCCCAAGCTGGATGAGTTGGAAAACCTTATCCAAGATTGTGTGTGCAATCCGGTCTCAAGGCGGTGGTGTTTTCGCAGTGGGCATTGA
- a CDS encoding PHA/PHB synthase family protein: MQNLAQKPTHSTDPVLLQTNVMTALLLWQQFIGRFLVASSQSSQDAQQNDNSFSTALTKWGMNLFLHPNAVMQANMELFQTQAKLWQHTTARLFGFGHLSPDMPAVTDKRFKHPAWQEHHFTEVLLQSYLNLSTYWRTLAQTANGLSEEDAKKAEFFINSMIDALAPNNYSHTNPQVWQTILDTNGENLVKGMRNLLDDFQDGQLRIRMTDMKAFELGRDIATTPGKVVFKNELLELLQYTPTTAKVRQRPVLIVPPWINKYYILDLREKNSFVKWAVDQGNTVFMISWVNPDSQHRDLNFEDYMQAAIAAMDAVEAATGERDLNLIGYCLGGTLTAATLAHLKAKGDDRVKSATFFTTLLDFAEPGEIGVFLSEQQVGSLEKRMDKNGYLDGKDMGTAFNMLRANDLIWSFFVNLYLLGNDPMPFDLLYWNSDSTRMPAAMHSYYLRNMYLNNCLSQANCLTLSGTPIDLRTIDTPAYFVSTHDDHIAPWRSTYAGAKLFAGPVRFVLGQSGHIAGIVNPAAANKYGHWVNETLDDNADDWLFDATKVDLSWWHDWNRWVATFSSEEVDARIPGAGKLEVLGDAPGTYVRQKV, from the coding sequence ATGCAAAATCTGGCGCAAAAACCAACGCATTCAACTGACCCTGTGCTGCTGCAAACCAACGTCATGACAGCCTTGCTGCTGTGGCAACAATTCATTGGCAGGTTTCTGGTGGCAAGCAGCCAAAGCTCGCAAGATGCACAACAAAATGACAACAGTTTCAGTACAGCACTGACCAAATGGGGCATGAACCTGTTCCTGCACCCCAATGCGGTCATGCAAGCCAATATGGAACTCTTCCAAACCCAAGCAAAGCTGTGGCAACACACCACTGCCCGCCTGTTCGGATTCGGTCATCTGTCACCCGACATGCCTGCCGTTACCGACAAACGTTTCAAACATCCTGCATGGCAAGAACACCACTTCACCGAAGTTCTGCTTCAGTCTTACCTCAATCTGTCGACATATTGGCGGACATTGGCACAAACCGCCAACGGCTTATCAGAAGAGGATGCGAAAAAAGCCGAGTTTTTCATCAACAGCATGATTGATGCACTCGCACCGAACAATTACTCGCACACCAACCCGCAAGTTTGGCAAACCATTCTCGACACCAACGGCGAAAACCTCGTCAAAGGGATGCGCAACCTGCTGGATGATTTCCAAGATGGTCAATTGCGTATCCGCATGACCGATATGAAAGCGTTTGAACTGGGGCGTGATATTGCCACCACGCCCGGCAAAGTCGTGTTCAAAAACGAACTGCTGGAACTGCTCCAATACACACCAACTACCGCCAAAGTCCGTCAACGCCCGGTCTTGATCGTACCGCCCTGGATCAACAAGTATTACATCCTCGACTTGCGCGAAAAGAACTCGTTTGTGAAATGGGCAGTCGACCAAGGCAATACCGTCTTTATGATTTCGTGGGTCAACCCTGACAGCCAGCACCGCGATTTAAACTTTGAAGACTACATGCAAGCAGCGATTGCGGCGATGGATGCGGTTGAAGCGGCGACCGGCGAACGTGACTTGAACCTGATCGGTTACTGCTTAGGCGGTACTTTGACGGCAGCGACCCTTGCGCACCTGAAAGCCAAAGGTGATGACCGGGTAAAAAGTGCCACCTTCTTCACCACCTTGCTGGACTTTGCCGAACCCGGTGAAATCGGCGTGTTCCTGAGTGAACAACAAGTCGGTTCACTGGAAAAGCGCATGGATAAAAATGGCTACCTCGATGGCAAGGACATGGGCACGGCTTTCAATATGCTCCGCGCCAATGATCTGATCTGGTCGTTCTTTGTAAACTTGTATTTGCTCGGCAATGACCCGATGCCTTTCGACCTGTTGTACTGGAACTCAGACAGCACACGAATGCCAGCGGCAATGCACAGCTACTACCTGCGCAATATGTACCTGAACAACTGCCTGAGCCAAGCGAATTGCCTCACCCTTTCCGGCACACCAATTGATTTGCGCACCATTGACACTCCGGCTTACTTTGTTTCCACCCACGATGACCATATCGCGCCTTGGCGCAGCACTTATGCAGGCGCGAAGCTGTTCGCAGGCCCGGTACGCTTTGTGTTAGGGCAATCCGGTCACATTGCAGGCATTGTGAATCCCGCAGCCGCCAACAAATACGGCCACTGGGTCAATGAAACGCTAGACGACAATGCGGATGATTGGCTGTTTGATGCCACCAAAGTGGATTTGTCTTGGTGGCATGACTGGAATCGCTGGGTAGCAACGTTCTCCAGCGAAGAAGTCGATGCGCGTATTCCCGGTGCAGGCAAACTGGAAGTACTGGGTGATGCACCCGGCACTTACGTGCGCCAGAAAGTCTAA
- a CDS encoding CinA family protein produces MGSVAGDQVLCVLADTLLQKNWMLTTAESCTGGAIAKACTDLAGSSAWFERGFVTYSNEAKQDMLGVPAAILAEYGAVSEAVTAAMATGALLHSRAQVAVSVSGIAGPGGGTITKPVGMVCFGWAAQDGKVRTTTQYFQGDREAVRYQAVQYALQGVLQMLAD; encoded by the coding sequence ATGGGCAGCGTAGCAGGAGATCAAGTATTGTGTGTGCTTGCCGATACCTTGCTGCAAAAGAATTGGATGCTTACAACCGCAGAATCGTGTACAGGCGGTGCAATTGCTAAAGCATGTACTGATTTGGCGGGCAGTTCAGCGTGGTTTGAACGCGGTTTCGTCACTTACAGCAATGAAGCCAAGCAGGACATGCTAGGTGTGCCAGCGGCAATCTTGGCGGAGTACGGTGCAGTGAGCGAAGCTGTGACTGCTGCGATGGCAACCGGTGCGTTACTGCATTCACGGGCGCAAGTGGCGGTATCTGTCAGTGGCATTGCGGGGCCGGGTGGCGGCACAATCACCAAGCCTGTGGGTATGGTCTGTTTCGGTTGGGCAGCGCAGGATGGGAAAGTACGTACCACCACCCAATACTTTCAAGGTGATCGGGAGGCGGTACGTTATCAGGCGGTGCAATACGCGCTACAAGGCGTATTGCAGATGCTGGCGGATTAG
- the dcm gene encoding DNA cytosine methyltransferase yields MNNYRTVDLFAGIGGIRLGFEQFGCETVFSSEWDEAASKMYEANFGEKPFGDINQIAPEAIPDHDILLAGFPCQPFSIAGKGLGFADTRGTLFFNIETILAAKRPRAFLLENVKRLRTHDEGRTFQVILDKLVALGYHVHHKVMNSLDFGIPQKRERIYIVGFAEPVDFRFPEPLGFYRPLAEFLEADADVSPEYFLSKEIRAKRMSGVKGVPPYPSVWHENIGGNISALPFSCALRAGGSYNYLVVNGVRRLTGREMLRLQGFPDDFKINLPYSQVRKVAGNSVTVPVIATIAKKMVDALGRAVDQEQVVWAA; encoded by the coding sequence ATGAATAATTACCGGACAGTAGATTTATTTGCCGGGATCGGCGGCATCCGTTTGGGATTTGAACAGTTTGGATGTGAAACGGTATTTTCCTCAGAATGGGATGAAGCCGCCAGTAAAATGTATGAGGCGAATTTTGGTGAAAAGCCATTTGGTGACATCAACCAGATTGCACCTGAAGCGATTCCCGACCATGACATTTTATTAGCAGGATTCCCGTGTCAGCCGTTTAGCATTGCGGGTAAAGGATTGGGATTTGCTGACACTCGCGGCACGTTATTTTTCAATATTGAAACAATTTTGGCGGCAAAGCGTCCGCGTGCGTTTTTGTTGGAAAATGTGAAACGTTTGAGAACGCACGACGAGGGACGCACCTTCCAAGTTATTTTGGATAAGTTGGTCGCATTGGGTTATCACGTTCACCATAAAGTGATGAATTCACTCGATTTTGGTATTCCACAAAAACGCGAACGCATTTACATCGTTGGCTTCGCTGAACCTGTCGATTTTCGTTTTCCTGAGCCATTAGGGTTTTATCGTCCGTTAGCTGAGTTTTTGGAAGCGGATGCCGATGTGTCGCCAGAATATTTCTTGTCTAAAGAAATTCGCGCTAAACGCATGAGCGGGGTTAAGGGTGTTCCGCCGTATCCGTCTGTTTGGCATGAAAATATCGGTGGCAATATTTCAGCTTTGCCATTCTCGTGCGCATTGCGGGCGGGTGGAAGTTATAACTATTTGGTAGTCAATGGTGTGCGGCGGTTAACGGGGCGAGAAATGTTGCGTTTGCAAGGTTTTCCCGATGACTTCAAAATCAACCTGCCGTATTCACAAGTACGTAAGGTGGCGGGGAATTCGGTGACTGTGCCCGTGATTGCGACGATTGCCAAGAAGATGGTGGATGCTTTGGGGCGAGCTGTTGATCAGGAGCAGGTGGTATGGGCAGCGTAG
- a CDS encoding S49 family peptidase, giving the protein MIQEEAQSLLVLKDVALEVVKEQRRARRWGIFFKLLFVGMGLLLLIGISADQSGNKFTDAEEITAVVDINGVIMDGALASGEFVNPALKEAFEHEKTKGVLLRINSPGGSPVQSGIINDEIKRLKAKHKEIPVYAVVSDLCASGGYYIAVAADKIYADKASIVGSIGVRMDNFGAVGLMEKLGVERRLYTAGTNKGMLDPFLPENETQVAHIKNMLNNTHQQFISVVKEGRGERLQNNPDIFSGLFWTGEDALKLGLIDGLGSDAYVARELIKAEEMVNFTSEKDLFERLSERVETSAQSLMSLDATPRPVLR; this is encoded by the coding sequence ATGATTCAGGAAGAGGCGCAATCCTTGCTGGTTTTAAAAGACGTAGCATTGGAAGTGGTTAAAGAGCAACGTCGGGCGCGACGTTGGGGGATATTTTTCAAATTATTGTTCGTCGGTATGGGTTTGCTGTTGTTGATTGGAATTAGTGCCGATCAATCTGGCAATAAATTCACTGATGCCGAGGAAATTACGGCGGTTGTGGATATTAACGGCGTGATTATGGATGGCGCGTTAGCCAGCGGTGAGTTCGTGAATCCGGCGTTGAAGGAAGCGTTTGAGCATGAAAAAACCAAGGGTGTGCTGTTGCGGATTAACAGCCCCGGCGGTAGCCCGGTGCAATCCGGCATTATCAATGATGAAATCAAACGTTTGAAAGCAAAGCACAAAGAAATTCCGGTGTATGCGGTGGTGTCAGATTTGTGCGCTTCGGGCGGTTACTACATTGCCGTAGCGGCGGATAAAATCTACGCGGACAAGGCCAGCATCGTCGGCTCGATTGGGGTGCGCATGGATAATTTTGGCGCAGTTGGTTTGATGGAAAAGCTCGGTGTTGAACGGCGTTTGTACACCGCTGGGACGAATAAAGGAATGCTTGACCCGTTTTTACCAGAAAATGAAACGCAGGTGGCGCACATCAAAAATATGCTGAATAACACCCATCAGCAGTTCATTAGTGTGGTGAAGGAAGGGCGCGGTGAGCGGTTGCAAAATAATCCTGATATTTTTTCCGGCTTGTTTTGGACGGGTGAAGACGCACTCAAATTGGGTTTAATCGACGGTTTGGGCAGCGATGCTTACGTCGCACGTGAGCTGATCAAGGCCGAAGAAATGGTCAATTTCACCTCGGAAAAGGATTTGTTTGAGCGTTTAAGTGAGCGCGTTGAAACCTCCGCACAGTCGTTGATGTCGCTGGATGCAACGCCGCGTCCGGTGTTGCGTTAA
- a CDS encoding HAD family hydrolase, whose protein sequence is MKTYSLLIFDWDGTLMDSAAHITLCMRNAIALTAAEPRSDAQIRNIIGLGLDEAVYHLYPQASPSLIRQIVDEYRQEFLVRTTHGSELFAGAREALHGLTAQGYQLAVATGKSRRGLDKVLTETGLGALFPITRCADETRSKPHPQMLDEILTDCDTAVRDALMIGDSIYDLQMAQAIGMDSLAVTYGVHGLERLLQHQPRGYVDNVAAIPAWLTQQQVTE, encoded by the coding sequence ATGAAAACCTATTCATTGTTGATTTTTGATTGGGATGGCACGCTGATGGATTCGGCGGCGCACATTACTTTGTGTATGCGCAATGCGATTGCCCTGACAGCGGCAGAGCCGCGTAGCGATGCGCAAATTCGTAATATTATCGGTTTGGGGTTGGATGAAGCGGTTTACCACCTTTACCCGCAGGCCAGCCCTTCGTTAATACGCCAAATTGTGGACGAATACCGCCAGGAGTTTTTGGTGCGCACCACGCACGGCAGCGAATTGTTCGCCGGAGCGCGGGAGGCATTACACGGTTTGACGGCGCAAGGCTACCAATTGGCAGTGGCGACAGGTAAATCGCGGCGTGGCTTGGATAAGGTATTGACGGAAACGGGTTTGGGTGCGTTATTTCCGATTACGCGCTGCGCTGATGAAACCCGTTCCAAACCGCACCCGCAAATGTTGGATGAAATTTTGACAGATTGTGATACGGCAGTGCGCGATGCCTTGATGATCGGTGACAGCATTTACGATTTGCAAATGGCGCAGGCTATCGGCATGGATTCCTTGGCGGTAACTTACGGCGTGCATGGGCTGGAGCGTTTATTGCAGCATCAACCGCGTGGTTACGTGGATAATGTGGCGGCAATTCCCGCGTGGTTAACACAACAACAGGTGACAGAATGA
- a CDS encoding RluA family pseudouridine synthase, translating to MTVEYHTVTENEAGQRVDNFLIRHFKHVPKSVVYRILRKGEVRVNKKRVKPEKKLELGEVIRIPPVKQEEDLRPVDQPAVASAALLDVLEKAMLFEDEQLIFINKPSGLPVHGGSGYKIGLIEAFRQLRENLPYVELAHRIDRDTSGVVILAKSRQALTELHGLFRDGKIDKRYKALVAGRWKHGRQHVTMDLSKEEGTRQKVQVVEEGEGKVSETIFSSLKNLNGASLLEAQILTGRMHQIRVQLQNLGHPILGDDRYGDFALNRKFREMGLKRLFLHSASVEFTLRATGRRYMIEAPLSDELKDVLLNIRISSVQT from the coding sequence ATGACAGTCGAATATCACACAGTAACCGAAAATGAAGCCGGACAGAGGGTAGATAATTTCCTCATTCGCCATTTTAAACACGTTCCTAAGAGCGTGGTGTACCGTATTTTACGTAAGGGCGAAGTGCGGGTTAACAAAAAACGGGTGAAACCCGAAAAAAAGCTGGAGCTGGGTGAAGTGATTCGGATTCCGCCCGTGAAGCAAGAAGAAGATTTGCGCCCGGTCGATCAGCCAGCTGTGGCTTCAGCAGCCTTACTGGATGTATTGGAAAAGGCGATGTTGTTTGAGGATGAACAACTCATTTTCATCAATAAGCCGTCGGGGTTGCCAGTACACGGTGGCAGTGGTTATAAAATAGGGTTGATTGAAGCATTCCGGCAACTTCGTGAAAATCTACCTTATGTGGAATTGGCGCATCGCATCGACCGCGATACCAGCGGCGTAGTGATTTTGGCGAAATCGCGTCAGGCGTTAACCGAATTACACGGTTTGTTCCGCGACGGCAAGATCGACAAACGTTACAAGGCGTTGGTGGCGGGGCGTTGGAAGCACGGGCGGCAACACGTCACGATGGATTTGAGCAAGGAAGAGGGTACTCGCCAAAAAGTGCAGGTGGTGGAAGAGGGTGAGGGCAAAGTATCCGAAACCATTTTCTCATCGTTGAAAAATCTCAACGGTGCATCGTTGCTCGAAGCGCAAATCTTAACCGGGCGAATGCATCAAATTCGGGTGCAATTGCAAAATCTGGGGCATCCAATTTTGGGCGATGACCGCTACGGGGATTTCGCGTTGAATCGTAAGTTTCGTGAAATGGGCTTGAAACGCTTGTTTTTGCACTCTGCCAGCGTGGAATTTACCCTGCGGGCGACTGGGCGGCGTTACATGATCGAAGCACCGTTATCGGATGAGTTGAAGGATGTATTGCTGAATATCAGAATCAGTTCGGTGCAGACGTGA
- a CDS encoding Rne/Rng family ribonuclease: protein MKRILINATQPEEIRVAMVDGQRLYDLDIEHPFRAQKKANIYKGIVTRIEPSLEAAFVNYGAQRHGFLSFREVAPEFYQGEAKNNARPNVKDMLREGQEVLVQVDKEERGNKGAALTTYLSLAGRYLVLMPNNPKAGGVSRRIEGEDRQQIKQTLNELDVPDSMGVIVRTAGIDREAEELSWDLDYLKTLWTAIQQAYTHHKGSTLLYQESNVIIRALRDYFRSDIGEIVVDDEKVYRQARDFMQAVMPHNLRKLKHYTDGTPLFSRYQVENQIETAYQRTVGLPSGGAIVIDHTEALISIDINSARATKGHDIEETALNTNLEAADEIARQLRLRDLGGLVVIDFIDMLPSKHQREVEKRLRDAMKLDRARVQVGRISRFGLLEMSRQRLRPSLGESSQIVCPRCMGHGHIRSTDSLALSILRLMEEEAMKEMTAKVITQVPVAVASFLLNEKRQVIADIQARRNIELLVIPNPYLDTPHYEISRVRSDGLEAEDSTTSYKYIPEPPALEDATQQETLPTQLPAEAAVTNVMPSTPAPQAARNVTTSTVSTPPEPAVISETKRPGLVKRIFSSLFGVNTKAENSTEITEKATTSIEHKDEAQHQSRQNRRNNNSRYERNERNNDRRERNNTKTQDNAETGTGEDNRQQQRRSNERPERNDRQQRNDRNGNQRQQSREQREPNPPQAQRESAQNNREPREQQPQRDNNQQRQPRNDRQQQRRYEQPIANTDDVEKLSPVEIGLIPTDDNSSADRPNEQGQGQRSRNRRDRNRRDRRDERPPAAKEMETTTAQQPTNADTASEYTPLPIVVVTSIADLTPVHATAPKIPALPSSKSDEEPVDTKQVSPEVTNTLKTTDDDTDTQQQRPPREYRERRGRTRRPRGGQDRDRPRPPRPANDQEITQESLEPFVIDLNPEKPVKSAKAERAPKIFVEEKPQATPVVAEVMAAPAPAPAPAPAPAPAPAPAPAPAVLSQNTVAAVKETVQTETVPKKRPSWMHAE, encoded by the coding sequence ATGAAACGTATTTTAATTAATGCCACGCAACCGGAAGAAATTCGGGTTGCAATGGTCGACGGGCAACGCCTGTACGATCTTGATATTGAGCACCCTTTTCGCGCTCAAAAGAAAGCAAATATCTACAAAGGTATAGTCACTCGCATTGAGCCTAGCTTAGAAGCAGCTTTCGTCAATTACGGCGCACAACGTCACGGCTTTTTATCTTTCCGCGAAGTTGCCCCTGAATTTTATCAAGGCGAAGCAAAAAATAACGCACGCCCCAACGTCAAAGACATGCTCCGTGAAGGCCAAGAAGTCTTAGTACAGGTGGACAAGGAAGAGCGTGGCAACAAAGGCGCGGCACTGACTACCTACTTAAGCCTTGCCGGACGCTATCTGGTATTGATGCCCAACAACCCAAAAGCAGGTGGGGTTTCGCGCCGTATTGAGGGTGAAGATCGCCAGCAAATCAAGCAAACACTGAACGAACTTGACGTTCCAGACAGCATGGGCGTGATTGTGCGCACCGCTGGCATTGACCGTGAAGCGGAAGAATTATCGTGGGACTTGGACTACCTCAAAACCCTGTGGACAGCGATTCAGCAAGCCTATACTCACCACAAAGGCTCAACTCTGCTGTATCAGGAAAGCAACGTCATTATTCGCGCTTTGCGTGACTACTTCCGCAGCGACATCGGCGAAATTGTGGTTGACGATGAAAAAGTTTACAGACAAGCACGCGATTTCATGCAGGCAGTCATGCCTCACAATCTCCGTAAACTAAAACATTACACCGACGGCACACCGTTATTCAGCCGTTATCAGGTTGAAAATCAAATTGAAACAGCCTATCAGCGCACCGTGGGTTTACCGTCTGGCGGCGCGATTGTAATTGATCACACGGAAGCGTTAATTTCCATCGACATTAACTCAGCACGTGCCACCAAAGGGCATGACATTGAGGAAACCGCGCTTAATACTAACCTTGAAGCCGCTGACGAAATCGCACGTCAGTTACGCTTGCGAGATTTGGGTGGTTTGGTGGTAATCGACTTCATCGACATGCTGCCCAGCAAACACCAGCGCGAAGTTGAAAAACGCCTACGTGATGCCATGAAGCTTGACCGGGCACGGGTACAAGTCGGGCGTATTTCACGCTTTGGTTTGCTGGAAATGTCGCGTCAACGTCTACGCCCTTCACTGGGTGAATCCAGCCAAATCGTATGCCCACGTTGCATGGGGCATGGACACATTCGCAGCACCGACTCCTTGGCACTCTCAATTTTGCGCCTCATGGAAGAAGAAGCCATGAAGGAAATGACTGCCAAAGTTATTACCCAAGTACCGGTTGCTGTCGCCAGTTTCTTACTCAATGAGAAACGCCAAGTCATTGCAGATATTCAGGCACGTCGCAACATTGAGTTACTAGTCATTCCTAACCCTTATCTCGACACACCTCACTACGAAATTAGCCGTGTGCGCAGCGATGGTTTGGAAGCAGAAGACAGTACCACCAGCTATAAGTACATCCCTGAACCACCCGCACTAGAAGATGCCACGCAGCAAGAAACCCTGCCAACGCAATTACCAGCAGAAGCGGCAGTTACCAACGTCATGCCGAGCACACCAGCTCCGCAAGCCGCACGCAATGTCACCACTAGCACGGTCAGCACACCACCAGAGCCAGCGGTGATCTCCGAAACTAAGCGACCCGGATTGGTAAAACGCATTTTCAGCAGTCTCTTTGGTGTCAATACCAAGGCTGAAAACAGCACGGAAATCACCGAAAAAGCCACCACGAGCATCGAACACAAAGACGAAGCACAGCACCAAAGCCGTCAAAACCGCCGTAATAACAATTCGCGTTACGAACGTAATGAACGGAATAATGACCGCCGCGAACGCAACAATACCAAAACTCAAGACAATGCCGAAACGGGTACAGGTGAAGACAATCGCCAGCAGCAACGCCGTTCCAACGAGCGACCTGAGCGCAATGATCGTCAGCAACGCAATGATCGCAATGGCAACCAGCGTCAGCAAAGCCGTGAGCAACGCGAACCCAATCCACCGCAAGCACAACGTGAATCTGCGCAAAACAATCGTGAACCACGCGAACAGCAGCCACAACGAGATAACAACCAGCAACGCCAGCCTCGCAACGACCGCCAGCAGCAACGCCGTTACGAGCAGCCTATTGCCAACACTGATGACGTTGAAAAACTATCCCCTGTCGAAATCGGCTTAATACCGACAGACGACAATAGCAGCGCCGACAGGCCTAATGAGCAAGGTCAGGGGCAACGCAGCCGCAATCGTCGCGACCGTAACCGCCGTGACCGCCGTGATGAACGTCCGCCAGCAGCCAAGGAAATGGAAACAACAACGGCACAGCAACCGACTAACGCTGATACAGCTAGTGAATATACACCGTTACCGATTGTTGTTGTGACATCCATTGCGGATTTAACCCCTGTCCACGCAACCGCTCCTAAAATCCCGGCTTTACCAAGCAGTAAATCTGACGAAGAGCCAGTTGACACTAAGCAAGTATCGCCGGAAGTGACAAACACACTGAAAACGACTGATGACGATACCGATACCCAACAGCAACGTCCACCGCGTGAATACCGCGAGCGGAGAGGCCGCACACGCCGCCCTAGAGGAGGGCAGGATCGTGACCGTCCGCGTCCACCACGTCCAGCCAATGATCAGGAAATCACCCAAGAATCCTTGGAACCTTTCGTGATCGACCTGAACCCCGAAAAGCCCGTAAAATCAGCAAAAGCTGAGCGTGCGCCAAAAATTTTCGTGGAAGAAAAACCGCAAGCAACACCAGTTGTCGCTGAAGTAATGGCTGCACCTGCACCTGCACCTGCACCTGCACCTGCACCTGCACCTGCACCTGCACCTGCACCTGCACCTGCAGTGTTATCGCAAAACACGGTAGCTGCGGTCAAGGAAACAGTGCAAACGGAAACTGTTCCGAAGAAACGCCCGTCATGGATGCACGCCGAATAA